The DNA region TATACACTACTGCGAAAGGTTGCATTCTACATGGATCAATACATAACTTTAGACAATCTGCAATTTCACTATTATACTTTTCAAGATTTTGATCTTTTCGGAAGGTGTCTAAAGCTTCTCTTCCATATTTTCTGCAATTATTCATACAAAATGCAACATCAAAGCGTCGGGTTTTATCATTGACTGGAGAGTAACCATACACCTCTAGGTATATTTTTCTCATTTCTTCTGGGTCATTTGTATTAACCATGATTTGTGAACCTTTTTATCAGCTATAAACATTACATCCACCAATGGGGGGAGTAATAGTAACTATTATATACTCCTCTTATTTTCATCTTTCTTATGGATACTCAATTATTGGAAGATATTGGACTGACAAAATCAGAGACAAAGGTGTACTTAGGTTTATTGGAATTGGGCAGCAGCACAACGGGCAAAATTACTGATAAGGCTCATGTTGCGTCTTCAAAAATATACGAATTATTGGAAAAGCTTATGCAAAAAGGATTAGTAAGTTTTGTCATTAAATCAAATACTAAATATTTTGAAGCTGCTGACCCTAAGAGATTATTGGATTATATTGAATATAAAGAGAAGCTGTTTCAACAGCAGAAACATGCGGTGGCTAAACTTATTCCACAACTCCAACTACAGAGAACTTTAACTAAACACCATTCTGAATCTGCTGTTTACCAAGGCATTGAAGGACTTCGTTCAGCATTTTACGAAGCTTTGCGTGACATGAAAAAAGGCAGTCAAGCTTATTCTTATGGTGTGCCTCAACGTTCAGTTGAAGTCAATCGCTTTTTTATTCATTTTCATAAGGATGCCCACTTGAAAAAGGTGCGCATTAACTATCTCTTTAATG from Candidatus Woesearchaeota archaeon includes:
- a CDS encoding helix-turn-helix domain-containing protein, with the translated sequence MDTQLLEDIGLTKSETKVYLGLLELGSSTTGKITDKAHVASSKIYELLEKLMQKGLVSFVIKSNTKYFEAADPKRLLDYIEYKEKLFQQQKHAVAKLIPQLQLQRTLTKHHSESAVYQGIEGLRSAFYEALRDMKKGSQAYSYGVPQRSVEVNRFFIHFHKDAHLKKVRINYLFNADAKGQLQTLKHHSSYHRIRFLSPSIKMPASVNIFGDHVIIFPYEESGEILLFSLKNKHTAASFKAQFDVFWHYTVALKPR